Proteins from one Homalodisca vitripennis isolate AUS2020 chromosome 3, UT_GWSS_2.1, whole genome shotgun sequence genomic window:
- the LOC124357651 gene encoding MIT domain-containing protein 1-like isoform X3 codes for MGCVESYEENTPEYTDNENNRHVQINIKYGSLGYSYESVFGNYLTSDVTLVLVQDPYIRSYHQCQNLLRLSELLVKKCPNLRTIQLLTSEDTSCDQAQWLGKLQSDLSSQHRVSLTVQFSPTLHDRQIKSR; via the exons ATGGGGTGTGTAGAGTCCTACGAAGAAAACACACCAGAATATACGGACAATGAAAATAACAGACACGTAcagattaatataaaatatggctCACTAGGTTACAGTTATGAAAGTGTCTTTGGTAACTATCTCACCTCAGACGTCACCCTGGTTCTGGTTCAAGATCCTTATATTCGCAGCTATCATCag TGTCAGAACCTGCTGAGGTTGAGTGAGCTGTTAGTGAAGAAATGTCCAAACTTGAGAACCATACAACTGTTGACCTCAGAAGACACCAGCTGCGACCAGGCTCAATGGCTCGGGAAGCTGCAGTCCGATTTGTCTTCACAACACAGAGTCTCTCTAACAGTCCAGTTCTCTCCTACTCTGCATGACAGACAGAtcaa GAGCAGATGA
- the LOC124357651 gene encoding MIT domain-containing protein 1-like isoform X2 encodes MGCVESYEENTPEYTDNENNRHVQINIKYGSLGYSYESVFGNYLTSDVTLVLVQDPYIRSYHQCQNLLRLSELLVKKCPNLRTIQLLTSEDTSCDQAQWLGKLQSDLSSQHRVSLTVQFSPTLHDRQINAGRVATAASVTP; translated from the exons ATGGGGTGTGTAGAGTCCTACGAAGAAAACACACCAGAATATACGGACAATGAAAATAACAGACACGTAcagattaatataaaatatggctCACTAGGTTACAGTTATGAAAGTGTCTTTGGTAACTATCTCACCTCAGACGTCACCCTGGTTCTGGTTCAAGATCCTTATATTCGCAGCTATCATCag TGTCAGAACCTGCTGAGGTTGAGTGAGCTGTTAGTGAAGAAATGTCCAAACTTGAGAACCATACAACTGTTGACCTCAGAAGACACCAGCTGCGACCAGGCTCAATGGCTCGGGAAGCTGCAGTCCGATTTGTCTTCACAACACAGAGTCTCTCTAACAGTCCAGTTCTCTCCTACTCTGCATGACAGACAGAtcaa